The sequence GCACCCGTGGCACCAGTAGGACCCGTTGGACCAGCAGCTCCAGTGATACCTATTTGTTGAGTTTGTAATACTTTCACAGTAAGATCCATAACGATTTTCTCGCGCAAGGTGCTAAAAGTTCCCTCAGGAGATGCCATAATTGGTGAAAAATCAAGTTCAAAGAAATTAGCAGAAACTAACTCACCAAAAGGCTGTTCATTATAATTGACGATATTTTGAAAGAAAAATTTATCTAATCGTGGGACTTGACCATTTAGCTCATTAAGAAAGTTGGATTTTTTGTCTTCCGAAACACTGATAACTGGCGGTTTAAGGAATGTTGTAAGGTCTGCAAAACCCGAAAACGGAACATCGGCAATTCGATCCTGGAGTGGTGCATTACAATCAGCTGTAGCATATTCAATATTTTTACGAATATGCCCTGATACAAATAATTTGCCTCTTGTTACGTTGAAAAAGTCAGATCCGTCAATAGGTGCAAATGCAACGGGAACAAGTTTTACTTGATCTAAAAATACATTTTTCACCACACGCTTTATTTCTGTTGCTGCTGGAGAAAGCG comes from Heyndrickxia acidicola and encodes:
- a CDS encoding CsxC family protein, encoding MSDNEGTSSTNQDFAPVCPVLSTELIPLNTTLSQSVTPTIKTPVVLAEPTLQIVVEADIPLSPAATEIKRVVKNVFLDQVKLVPVAFAPIDGSDFFNVTRGKLFVSGHIRKNIEYATADCNAPLQDRIADVPFSGFADLTTFLKPPVISVSEDKKSNFLNELNGQVPRLDKFFFQNIVNYNEQPFGELVSANFFELDFSPIMASPEGTFSTLREKIVMDLTVKVLQTQQIGITGAAGPTGPTGATGA